Genomic window (Fibrobacter sp. UWH6):
AAAGAAATTCCTTGCTCTTGGAACTTGTGCGTTTGCTTTGGGCCTTGTGGCCTGCGATGACAGTACTTCTGCGAATGGTTCGTCTGGGGATGAAAATCCCGCTGAAGTGTCGTCTTCTTCAATCTTGACAACTTCGTCTCCGACCGAGGATCCCGGCAGTTCTTCCTCTAGTGTCATCCTGAGCGGAACGGAGTGGAGTCGAAGGATCTTTGTCGGTGCTTTATTTGCCGCGCTTTGTTTTTTTACAGCCTGTGACGACAGTTCCAGCGGTGCCGGACCGGAACCTGTGGCGGAAATTTCAAGCAGTAGCGATGGTGAACACGCAATCTCCTCTAGTTCTGTTACGGACAAAGAAACATCCTCTGGTGGTGGTCTGGTCTCGTCTTCGTCTGTTAAGTCTGATTCAAGTAGTGAACAAATGAACTTTAGCTCTGTAAGTGGCAAGAATAGTAGTTCGTCGGTGGTTGAGTCGAGTTCTTCTGAGTATCTTTTTTGTAACGAAGGTGATCGGGATACGGTTGTAAAGGATTGGGGAATAAATATTATCGTTGTGAAAATAACGACTGGGTTGTAGATACAATTGTCTATGTTGATTTACCCAAGGTCTACCCCAATATGGATAGCCTTTTTGATACAAAGTATACAGAATATGGAGAGTTTGAAGACCCTCGTGATCATCAAAAGTATAAAACTTTAATTCTTCATAAGCATGATGATGATGGCAATATTGTTGACGGTGTTGTGATTGAGGCCTTTGCACAAAATTTGAATTACGGGGTGATGATAGATACTAGTGTCCTTGTACGCGATGACAACAAGGTGGAAAAATACTGTGATTTAAATGATGAATGGTTTTGTAATAATGGCTGGGGTGGTCAATATGCCTGGAGCGAGGCAATGGGGTTGCCTGCCAAATATGATTCCGTTCTTTGGAAAGATCCCGTTGGTGGCGATACCCGCATACATCAGGGAATTTGCCCAGAAGGTTGGCATATTATGAACGGTTATGAGTGGAAAAATTTTACGTCTAGAGGGGGGCTTAGTCTTGCCTCGAAAGTGAACTGGGCTCCGCTGGATATGGCTGGCGCTAATTTGCTTGGTTTGTCGGTTCTTTTCAAAATGAGAGCGTATGAACTGAATTGGGGGCACGCAAGCTTTTTTTTCCCCACAGAGCGTGAATTTGATGCCGTATTTTATATAAATGTTGGTGAAAAATATGTGTATTACGGTGAACAACATGTTCTCGGAAAACAAAACCATGCTTATATTCGTTGCGTAAAGGATTATTAATCCTTTACTAATTATTTATCAAAAAGTTTAACAAAAAAATAGGCTATGTTCTACTAATGTGTAGGACTGCCATTTTATGTTGAATTTGCTGAAAAAATACTAAAAAATGGTCTAACCCAACAAAAATTAGGTTAGACCAAGTATCTAAGATACAGTTTTTAGGTAGGTAAATCTCAGTTTCTAATAGGGTGTGTTTTTTTAGATAGTTATATTACATCTGCACTTTGAAAGAACATAGCCTTTTTTTTTCAATTTTCTTTAAATGTCATCTTTTGTCATTTGACTTTTCCTAAATTACATTCCGTGCGAATCCATCGCGCACACTTAACTCAATATGCCTTGCAGTTTCCGCTTGTTTGCAAGGAAAGGAAAATCTATGAATACAAAAGACCACGATGGCATCTTCAAGACAGCCTTCAAGGAACCGAAACGCGCAGCCTCGCTGCTTAAGCTTGCCGCAAAGAAGAACAAAAGTTTAGCCCGATTTTTGCAGGTGGTAGACCTCAAGACCATGCGTGCCGAACGCACCGAAACCAACCGCCATGGCCTCAAAGGCTCCGCAGACCTTGCCTTTACCCTCAAAATCAAGAATTCCAACAACAAGGCCAAACTTTTTGTTGGCCTAGTTTTGGAGCACAAGTCGTATCCAGATAACGAAGTGGTTTCCCAGCTGGAACACTACTTTTACGAACTGTTCCGCCTCAGTCGCCCCGACTGCCCAATGGTGGCTGTAATCGTCTATAACGGTGAAATCAAGTGGAACCCGCTCAAAGCAAAACTTTACGCAAAATACCCGGAGTATTTCCACGACATCGGCTATCCCTTCAAAATCGAGATGATCAACGTGGGCAAGGAAGTGGGGGATATCGACTTCAGCAAGCTGAACCCTTACGTGGCGCTTACACTTGTTGCCATGAAGTATGTGTTCAATGCCGAAAAGTACAAGCCCCTCATGGACAAGGCCGTGGCATATTTTACGAACCCGAAAAATAAAATCGACGCAAACTTTATCCAAGAAGTTTTGCTATACTTAGGCGAGGAATCATCTTCGGAATACAGGGAGGCTATCATGGACCGTCCAGAAATCATGGCAGAACGCAAGCGTAACGGCTTTGTGTCTGTAGCCGATGTAATCCGTGCCGAAGGTCTTGCCGAAGCTAAGCATTCCGCTGTAATCAAGGCTCTGAAACGTGGTAAGCTTACAGTTGAGGAAATCGCCGAAGATAACGATTTTCCTCTTGATGAGGTCCTTAAGATTCAAAAGGAACTGTCTTAAGTAAAATTTGAAAGTATTCGATTTTGCTGATTACTTAATCAATCCTACTTACCCGGAATGGCGTAGATTCGATATGTAATTGTGTAATATGGAATAGAGCGACCTGTTCGTGAATGCTTGGTGAGGGATGTCCGGTCGTATATTACAGAGACTTCCGTTGAATCGCCATTCTTGAAATAGGCGGTACCTTTGTAGAAGGATGGCGTGTGCAAATTCAGGCGGTCCTTGAGAAGTTCTTGTTCCCTGTCGGAAACAGATAGTGCTTTATGGATTGTAACTCGTGTACATTCCATCTTGTTGCACAGGTATTCCTTTGCCTTGTATTCCAGGACGCAGGTGCTTCCCGTGATAGGGCCCGCAATGACCATTGCTCCCAATGCGGCAATGATGAGAAGAATGTAGATGTTTCTGATGTGATTTCTTTCGGGCAGTTGCTTTGATCCAAGAAGCAGTATTTCTGCTATAATTCCAAAACAGATGAGGGCGATTACTAGAATTGCAATGATGCAATGCCCTTCTGTAGTTTCCAAAAAATGCCGGTCTAAAAAATACAACCCGCTTAGGATTCTGGCGCAGAACGCCAAGGCTCCAATGGTAGCCAGGCTGGAAAGAACTAGAATCTCGGGCTTGGCGACAAATTCAGAGCATATTCTTTGATACCATTTAATCTGCTTCGCTTCGTTTGCGCGAATGATCTTTTTGCCTTTGCAGGTTTTACAGATGGTTTGGTCGGATGCTCTGCCTTCCCCAAGACAGTCGGGGCAGATTGCTATTTGGATGAACCCTTTTCCATCGCATTTCTTGCATTTGCCAGCCATTCAAGTCTCTTTTTTTTTTGACCGAGGCATTTAGGGCAAGTGATGCAGTCTGAAGTTTTTATGGAATCTTCTGCATCTTCTTCCAAGTCGGGGAACAGACCCTCAGGTTCTTCGCTAGGATGTTCTTCGAGGTAACGGATGCGTGCTTCTACAATGTTGATTCGTTCCGGGGAAGGATCTTTCTGGATCATGTCCAGGATTTCGTAAAGTTCCTCAAGAGGAAGCTTGTTAATTTGTGCTTCGTACTCCTGCAAATACTTTTCGTCTTTCAGATTTACCTGGTTGATCATGGCTGATTGCGACTCCTTTTCCCAACGAACTCAAGATAGTTTATTTCTATATTTGCGTTCGCTTATGCTTCTCATGGTTCTTGATATTCTGGGTACTTTCGCCTTCGCGATTTCGGGGGCTGAAAAGGCTGTTCGTTACAGGCTGGACTGGCTTGGCCTTATTGTTCTCGCCACGGTTACGGGAGTTGGGGGAGGTATCCTGCGCGATGTGATGCTGGGGGCTACTCCGCCAGCGGCTCTGACCAATCCGATTTATTTTCCTATTTGCATCGTGGGAGCTTTTTTCTACTTGCTCATGCGCAAGAAGATTCGGAAAATCCGAGTTTTTATTCTTGTGGCCGATGCCTTGGGGCTAGGCTTCTTTACTGCGGTTGGTGCAGCAAAGGCTAGCGCTATGGCGGCTGGACCTTACTCTGTTATTTTGTTTGCCGCCATTACTGCGGCTGGTGGTGGGTTGATTCGCGATTTGCTGGTCAGCGAAATCCCCCAGGTGCTAAAAAGCGACTTTTATGCAACGGCGGCCCTGATTGGCGGTATATTGTTTTATGTGTTAGAGTTTGCCAACCTGGGCAGTACTCCGCGAATTTTAATCACTACGGCTTTTACCTTTAGCCTTCGTCTTTTGGCCATGCGCAAAAAACTTGAATTGCCTAAGACACGTGAAAAAACATTTTAGATCGTTCAAAATTTGACTTTTTTATCAAACAAAACAAGCCTGTCTTTTCTGACAGGCTTGCTTTGTTATGTTGTTTGTTTGATTCTTTACAGAAGGTCGACCGTTACTTTGAATTTTAGATGACTGTGCCTGGTGTGGGAACGTCCTGTCTTCACGAATCGGGCGACAATATCCTTTGATTCTCCGTTACTCATTTTGGCCTTGCCGAAGTAGGTGTAGTCGACCTTTCTGGATAATTCTACCTCTAGGCATTGGACTGAACTAGACTTAAGGATTTTGTCGTTAAGAGTGTTTTTGGCCTTGCTTTCCATCCAGCCGAATCCGTCTGACGTAACGGGGCCTGCAATGATGGCGGTCAGGATTCCCACGATAAAAAGGACTGTTCCTATGGTGCGCGGTTTTGAACCGTCGGCATCGTTGGTGGAGCCCTTGATAAGGTTATTCCATTGTTTGAAGAGAATGCTTAGTGCCAAGAGCAATATGAATCCGGAGGGGAATATCATCTCCGCATCAAAAAGGAACTCTAGAGTGACGCACATCTGGTCCCATACCGATCTGGCGGTAAAGGCGATCGCGATATAGCAGGCGATGGATTTGAAGAACACGCCTGCGGGATTTTGCAAGTAGCCGTCGTATTTTTCTCGTGCTGTATGGATTCTATCGGCTTCTACGCTGGAGACGGCTTTCTTGCCCTTGCAGGTTTTGCAGACGCCTCTGTCTCTTGAAACTCCGGTTCCAAGGCAGTCGGGGCAGTCCACCAGGTAAAGGGTTCCTAAACCATTGCAATCCGGGCACGTTCTACGACCACGCTTTCCTGAACCCTTGCACCAGGAACATGTGCAGGTTCCCTTGCTTTGGGTGCTATCCTTGTGCTGCAGCTCCACGATGTTCTCCTTATAGGTTTGCGTTCCTTGTCTGCGAAAAATAAAAAATTACATCCCTTATTAACGAAAAATAATGAAAACAAGTTCAACGCCCTTGTCTTGCGACTTTCCCATCTTCTTTTTTGCTATCTTTATTGTCGGAAAATTTTTAACAAGGATGATATAATGTCCCTTAAATTGATTTCTCGTGGTGCTGCCGCTCTGCTTTT
Coding sequences:
- a CDS encoding FISUMP domain-containing protein, whose protein sequence is MGNKYYRCENNDWVVDTIVYVDLPKVYPNMDSLFDTKYTEYGEFEDPRDHQKYKTLILHKHDDDGNIVDGVVIEAFAQNLNYGVMIDTSVLVRDDNKVEKYCDLNDEWFCNNGWGGQYAWSEAMGLPAKYDSVLWKDPVGGDTRIHQGICPEGWHIMNGYEWKNFTSRGGLSLASKVNWAPLDMAGANLLGLSVLFKMRAYELNWGHASFFFPTEREFDAVFYINVGEKYVYYGEQHVLGKQNHAYIRCVKDY
- a CDS encoding Rpn family recombination-promoting nuclease/putative transposase, which produces MNTKDHDGIFKTAFKEPKRAASLLKLAAKKNKSLARFLQVVDLKTMRAERTETNRHGLKGSADLAFTLKIKNSNNKAKLFVGLVLEHKSYPDNEVVSQLEHYFYELFRLSRPDCPMVAVIVYNGEIKWNPLKAKLYAKYPEYFHDIGYPFKIEMINVGKEVGDIDFSKLNPYVALTLVAMKYVFNAEKYKPLMDKAVAYFTNPKNKIDANFIQEVLLYLGEESSSEYREAIMDRPEIMAERKRNGFVSVADVIRAEGLAEAKHSAVIKALKRGKLTVEEIAEDNDFPLDEVLKIQKELS
- a CDS encoding trimeric intracellular cation channel family protein is translated as MADCDSFSQRTQDSLFLYLRSLMLLMVLDILGTFAFAISGAEKAVRYRLDWLGLIVLATVTGVGGGILRDVMLGATPPAALTNPIYFPICIVGAFFYLLMRKKIRKIRVFILVADALGLGFFTAVGAAKASAMAAGPYSVILFAAITAAGGGLIRDLLVSEIPQVLKSDFYATAALIGGILFYVLEFANLGSTPRILITTAFTFSLRLLAMRKKLELPKTREKTF